A window of Rattus norvegicus strain BN/NHsdMcwi chromosome 14, GRCr8, whole genome shotgun sequence contains these coding sequences:
- the Sparcl1 gene encoding SPARC-like protein 1 precursor encodes MKAVLLLLYALGIAAAVPTTFLSDHSNPTSATLPTLEDATVPTVPAEAAADIEKHPNDKAEKPSALNSEEEAHEQSTEQDKTYSFEVDLKDEEDGDGDLSVDPTERTLDLQEGTSEPQQKRLPENAGFPATVSTPFVDSDQPANITKGEESQEQPVSDSHQQQDESGKQTQDSMTEESHKQDPGIPNEEKEEEEDPEDVGAPSDNQEEEKEPPEEQPTSKWEGNGDQSEDILQESSQPTQISKTKNDFEQGSQGQEGDSNAEGEDKAAGSKEHLPHTEWQGQEGRAGLDAIGNRKDTDEEKAVSTEPTDAAVVPRNHGASDNGGGDDSKHGASDDYFIPSQEFLEAERMHSLSYYLKYGEETPDESENRSEAGDNQGAKKAESSPNAEPSDEGNSRGHSADSCMNFQCKRGHTCKTDQHGKPHCVCQDPETCPPAKILDQACGTDNQTYASSCHLFATKCMLEGTKKGHQLQLDYFGACKSIPACTDFEVAQFPLRMRDWLKNILMQLYEPNPKHGGYLNEKQRSKVKKIYLDEKRLLAGDHPIELLLRDFKKNYHMYVYPVHWQFNELDQHPADRILTHSELAPLRASLVPMEHCITRFFEECDPNKDKHITLKEWGHCFGIKEEDIDENLLF; translated from the exons ATGAAGGCCGTGCTTCTCCTCCTGTATGCCTTGGGGATCGCTGCTGCAGTCCCG ACAACGTTTCTCTCTGATCATTCCAACCCAACTTCCGCAACACTGCCGACACTGGAAGATGCTACAGTCCCCACTGTCCCAGCTGAAGCTGCAGCAGACATAGAAAAGCACCCCAACGATAAG GCTGAAAAACCTTCAGCACTGAACTCAGAAGAGGAAGCCCATGAACAGTCGACAGAGCAGGACAAAACCTACAGCTTCGAGGTGGACctgaaggatgaggaggatggggatggggatttaaGTGTAGATCCGACGGAAAGAACGCTAGATCTACAGGAAGGGACAAGCGAACCGCAGCAGAAAAGGCTCCCGGAGAACGCCGGTTTCCCTGCTACTGTGTCCACTCCCTTTGTGGATTCTGACCAACCTGCAAATATCACAAAGGGAGAGGAGAGTCAGGAGCAACCTGTAAGTGACTCGCACCAGCAACAGGACGAGAGCGGCAAGCAGACCCAAGACTCGATGACTGAAGAAAGCCACAAACAAGATCCGGGTATTCCcaatgaagaaaaggaagaagaggaagatccAGAAGACGTTGGTGCACCCAGTGATAaccaagaggaagaaaaagaaccaCCCGAGGAGCAGCCTACCAGCAAGTGGGAAGGAAACGGAGACCAATCTGAAGACATCTTACAAGAGTCCAGTCAGCCAACTCAGATAAGCAAGACAAAGAATGATTTCGAGCAAGGAAGCCAAGGGCAAGAGGGTGACTCTAATGCAGAAGGGGAGGACAAGGCAGCAGGCAGCAAGGAACACCTTCCGCATACGGAGTGGCAGGGCCAAGAAGGGAGAGCTGGCCTTGACGCTATTGGCAACCGGAAGGACACAGATGAAGAAAAGGCTGTTTCCACGGAACCTACCGATGCTGCCGTCGTGCCTAGGAACCACGGAGCCAGTGATAACGGGGGCGGGGATGACTCTAAGCATGGTGCAAGCGATGACTACTTCATCCCCAGCCAGGAATTCCTAGAGGCTGAAAGAATGCATTCCCTCTCCTATTACCTCAAATACGGAGAGGAGACGCCGGACGAGAGCGAGAACCGAAGTGAGGCTGGAGACAACCAAGGG GCCaagaaagctgagagctcaccAAATGCTGAACCGTCCGATGAGGGCAACTCAAGGGGGCACAGTGCTG ATTCTTGCATGAACTTCCAGTGTAAAAGGGGACACACTTGCAAAACGGATCAACACGGAAAACCCCACTGTGTTTGCCAAGATCCAGAGACGTGTCCCCCTGCAAAAATCCTCGACCAA GCTTGTGGCACTGACAACCAGACCTACGCCAGCTCCTGTCACCTGTTTGCTACCAAGTGCATGCTGGAAGGGACCAAAAAGGGACACCAGCTGCAGTTGGATTACTTTGGAGCTTGCAAAT CTATTCCTGCTTGTACGGACTTCGAAGTGGCTCAGTTTCCGCTGCGGATGAGAGACTGGCTCAAAAACATCCTCATGCAGCTTTACGAACCAAACCCCAAACATGGCGGCTAcctaaatgaaaagcaaagaagcaaa GTCAAGAAAATTTACCTGGATGAAAAGAGACTCTTGGCTGGAGACCACCCCATTGAACTTCTCTTAAGGGACTTCAAGAAAAACTACCACATGTATGTGTATCCTGTGCACTGGCAGTTTAACGAATTGGATCAGCATCCTGCGGACAG GATCTTGACACATTCTGAACTTGCGCCTCTGCGAGCttccctggtgcccatggagcACTGCATAACGCGCTTCTTTGAGGAGTGTGACCCCAACAAGGACAAGCATATCACCTTGAAGGAATGGGGCCACTGCTTTGGAATTAAAGAAG AAGACATAGATGAAAACCTCCTCTTTTGA